One region of bacterium (Candidatus Blackallbacteria) CG13_big_fil_rev_8_21_14_2_50_49_14 genomic DNA includes:
- the deoC gene encoding deoxyribose-phosphate aldolase produces MHPVPADLAPLIDHTLLKAEATEAQVRQLCAEAKEYSFASVCVNPTWVSLCAQLLKGTPVKVCTVIGFPLGATDSQTKADETRHAVANGAQEIDMVINVGALKSGKEKLVEEDIRAVVQAASGNTVKVIFETALLSDSEKVIACQLSEKAGAHFVKTSTGFGPGGATEQDVALMRRTIRPDMEVKASGGIRDRETAIKMVQAGATRIGASASIAIATGTKASGGGKY; encoded by the coding sequence ATGCATCCGGTTCCCGCTGATTTGGCCCCCTTGATCGATCATACCCTCTTGAAAGCTGAAGCTACCGAAGCCCAGGTGCGACAGCTCTGTGCCGAAGCCAAAGAATACAGTTTTGCTTCGGTCTGTGTGAACCCGACCTGGGTTTCGCTCTGTGCACAATTGCTGAAAGGCACGCCTGTTAAGGTCTGTACAGTGATCGGTTTCCCCTTGGGTGCGACTGATTCCCAGACCAAAGCCGATGAAACCCGACATGCGGTAGCCAATGGTGCTCAGGAAATTGACATGGTCATCAATGTGGGGGCCCTCAAGAGTGGCAAAGAGAAGTTGGTCGAAGAAGATATTCGTGCAGTGGTTCAGGCTGCTTCAGGCAATACGGTTAAGGTGATCTTTGAAACCGCACTGCTGAGTGATTCAGAAAAAGTCATTGCCTGCCAGCTTTCTGAAAAGGCCGGTGCCCATTTTGTCAAAACCTCAACAGGTTTTGGCCCAGGCGGTGCGACCGAGCAGGATGTGGCCCTGATGCGCAGAACGATTCGACCCGATATGGAAGTCAAAGCTTCGGGTGGCATTCGCGATCGTGAAACCGCGATTAAAATGGTTCAGGCCGGAGCGACCCGAATTGGCGCCAGTGCCAGTATTGCGATTGCAACGGGCACCAAAGCCAGTGGCGGGGGCAAGTATTAA
- the rpiB gene encoding ribose 5-phosphate isomerase B — MKLAIGSDHGGYELKEKLKQYIKDTFHYEVVDFGTHSTEAVDYPDFAFLVAAAVAEGQFPLGIIVDGAGIGSAIVANKLPGVRAGNCNDIYMARNSRAHNQANILTLGSQVVGPGLAQEIVKVWLETSFEQRHQKRIDKILHLEKQIYGFGK; from the coding sequence ATGAAACTGGCAATTGGCAGTGACCATGGCGGTTACGAACTGAAAGAAAAACTCAAGCAATATATTAAAGATACCTTTCATTATGAAGTGGTAGATTTTGGCACGCACAGTACCGAGGCGGTAGATTATCCGGATTTCGCCTTTCTGGTGGCAGCGGCCGTGGCCGAGGGGCAATTCCCTTTGGGCATTATTGTAGATGGTGCAGGCATTGGCAGTGCGATTGTCGCGAATAAACTGCCGGGTGTGCGGGCTGGAAACTGCAATGATATTTATATGGCGCGCAACAGCCGTGCGCACAACCAGGCCAATATTTTGACCCTGGGTTCACAGGTGGTTGGGCCCGGATTGGCCCAGGAAATCGTGAAAGTCTGGCTCGAGACAAGTTTTGAACAGCGCCATCAGAAACGAATCGACAAAATTCTTCATCTTGAAAAGCAAATTTATGGATTCGGGAAATAA